A window of the Agrococcus jejuensis genome harbors these coding sequences:
- a CDS encoding aspartate aminotransferase family protein, with translation MTMTELNDLQTKAADHLWMHFARQSALEAGQTPIIVKGSGHHIYDDAGKEYIDGLAGLFVVAAGHGRESLAEAAARQAKELAFFPLWSYAHPPAIELADRIASYAPGSLNHVFFSSGGGEAVESAFKLAKQFWKIQGKPMKHKVISRAVAYHGTPQGALAITGIPSLKQMFEPLVPGGFRVPNTNRYRAEESGFTGTTDEEFGIWAADRIEEMILFEGADTVAAVFLEPVQNAGGCFPPPPGYFQRVREICDRHDVLLVSDEVICAFGRIGHMFACDAYGYEPDMITFAKAVTSGYAPLGGTVVNDRVYEPFRQGDAMFSHGYTFGGHPVSTAVANANLDLFEDEGLLERVRTNSPLFRASLESLLDLDIVGDVRGDGYFFGIELVKDKGTKESFDGPESERLLRGFLSKELWEAGLYCRADDRGDPVIQLSPPLTIGEPEFAEITGILRDVLTRAQAQL, from the coding sequence ATGACGATGACCGAGCTCAACGACCTGCAGACCAAGGCCGCCGACCATCTCTGGATGCACTTCGCGCGCCAGTCGGCGCTCGAGGCCGGGCAGACGCCCATCATCGTGAAGGGCTCCGGCCACCACATCTACGACGACGCCGGCAAGGAGTACATCGACGGCCTCGCGGGGCTCTTCGTCGTCGCCGCCGGCCATGGGCGCGAGTCGCTCGCGGAGGCTGCGGCTCGGCAGGCGAAGGAGCTCGCGTTCTTCCCGCTGTGGTCGTACGCGCATCCGCCGGCCATCGAGCTCGCCGACCGCATCGCGTCGTACGCGCCCGGCTCGCTGAACCACGTCTTCTTCTCGTCGGGCGGCGGCGAGGCCGTCGAGTCGGCGTTCAAGCTCGCGAAGCAGTTCTGGAAGATCCAGGGCAAGCCCATGAAGCACAAGGTCATCTCGCGCGCCGTGGCGTACCACGGCACGCCGCAGGGCGCCCTGGCCATCACGGGCATCCCGTCGCTCAAGCAGATGTTCGAGCCGCTGGTGCCCGGTGGCTTCCGCGTGCCCAACACGAACCGGTACCGCGCCGAGGAGTCGGGCTTCACGGGCACGACCGACGAGGAGTTCGGCATCTGGGCCGCCGACCGCATCGAGGAGATGATCCTCTTCGAGGGTGCCGACACCGTCGCCGCCGTCTTCCTCGAGCCCGTGCAGAACGCCGGCGGCTGCTTCCCGCCCCCGCCCGGCTACTTCCAGCGCGTGCGCGAGATCTGCGACCGCCACGACGTGCTGCTCGTGAGCGACGAGGTCATCTGCGCCTTCGGCCGCATCGGCCACATGTTCGCGTGCGACGCCTACGGCTACGAGCCCGACATGATCACGTTCGCGAAGGCCGTCACGAGCGGGTACGCGCCGCTCGGCGGCACCGTCGTGAACGACCGCGTCTACGAGCCGTTCCGGCAGGGCGACGCCATGTTCAGCCACGGCTACACGTTCGGCGGCCACCCGGTGTCGACGGCCGTCGCGAACGCGAACCTCGACCTGTTCGAGGACGAGGGCCTGCTCGAGCGCGTGCGCACGAACTCGCCGCTGTTCCGTGCGTCCCTCGAGTCGCTGCTCGACCTCGACATCGTCGGCGACGTGCGCGGCGACGGCTACTTCTTCGGCATCGAGCTCGTGAAGGACAAGGGCACGAAGGAGTCGTTCGACGGCCCCGAGTCCGAGCGCCTGCTGCGCGGCTTCCTGTCGAAGGAGCTGTGGGAGGCGGGGCTGTACTGCCGCGCCGACGACCGCGGCGACCCCGTCATCCAGCTGTCGCCACCGCTCACGATCGGCGAGCCCGAGTTCGCGGAGATCACGGGCATCCTGCGCGACGTGCTCACGCGGGCGCAGGCGCAGCTCTAG
- a CDS encoding gamma-glutamyltransferase family protein — protein sequence MAVLERGGNAADAAVAAGFVLHVVEPHLNGPGGDLPAIVHVPGSEPRVLSGQGPTGAGATIAAHRALGVDHVPGTGLLAAVVPGAVPAWLTLLRDLGTWSVADVLAFAIDLAERGHHVLPRVAATIGASAERFRSEWPTSAALWLADGVPEPWQRIRNPLLAQTYRRLADAGAGLGRDAACDAAIAAWSEGFVAEAIDAHVRVPVVDATGDAHPGLLRGEDMAAWRPTWEAPLGLDWRGRRVLKCGAWTQGPALLAQLGILEPLLPTRADRFDADLVHLATEAAKLAFADRDAWFGDGADLTGLLDEPYLAERRALIGSEASLELRPGALHGAPRFPVVQVEGAERAAGAGEPTRGDTCHLDVVDADGMVISATPSGGWLQSSPAIEGLGFCLGTRAQMLWLEEGLATSMAPGIRPRTTLSPSMALHDDGTVAAFGTPGGDQQDSWQLSMLLGMGVLGLGPQAAIDAPAWHTTHLVSSFDPRVWEPGGLHVESRLGADVIDELRRRGHRVTDVGEWSLGRLSLASRSPDGTVRAAANPRGEQGYAVVR from the coding sequence ATGGCCGTGCTCGAGCGCGGCGGCAACGCGGCCGATGCTGCGGTCGCCGCCGGCTTCGTGCTCCACGTCGTCGAGCCGCACCTCAACGGACCCGGCGGCGACCTGCCGGCGATCGTGCACGTGCCCGGCTCCGAGCCGCGCGTGCTGAGCGGTCAGGGCCCGACCGGCGCTGGCGCGACGATCGCGGCGCATCGCGCGCTCGGCGTCGACCACGTGCCCGGCACGGGTCTGCTCGCCGCCGTCGTGCCCGGCGCCGTGCCCGCGTGGCTCACGCTGCTGCGCGACCTCGGCACGTGGTCGGTCGCCGACGTGCTGGCGTTCGCGATCGACCTCGCCGAGCGCGGGCACCATGTGCTGCCGCGCGTCGCCGCGACGATCGGCGCGAGCGCCGAGCGCTTCCGCAGCGAGTGGCCGACGTCGGCGGCGCTGTGGCTCGCCGACGGCGTGCCCGAGCCGTGGCAGCGCATCCGCAACCCCCTCCTCGCGCAGACGTACCGCAGGCTCGCGGATGCGGGCGCCGGGCTCGGCCGCGACGCCGCGTGCGATGCGGCGATCGCGGCGTGGAGCGAGGGCTTCGTCGCCGAGGCGATCGACGCGCACGTGCGCGTGCCGGTCGTCGACGCGACGGGCGACGCGCACCCCGGGCTGCTGCGCGGCGAGGACATGGCCGCGTGGCGGCCGACGTGGGAGGCCCCGCTGGGCCTCGACTGGCGCGGTCGCCGCGTGCTGAAGTGCGGCGCGTGGACGCAGGGGCCCGCGCTGCTCGCGCAGCTCGGCATCCTCGAGCCGCTGCTGCCGACGCGCGCCGACCGCTTCGACGCCGACCTCGTGCACCTCGCGACCGAGGCGGCGAAGCTCGCGTTCGCTGACCGCGACGCGTGGTTCGGCGACGGCGCCGACCTCACGGGCCTGCTCGACGAGCCGTACCTCGCCGAGCGTCGTGCGCTCATCGGCAGCGAGGCGTCGCTCGAGCTGCGCCCCGGCGCGCTGCACGGTGCGCCGCGGTTCCCGGTCGTGCAGGTCGAGGGCGCCGAGCGCGCCGCCGGCGCGGGTGAGCCGACGCGCGGCGACACGTGCCACCTCGACGTCGTCGACGCCGACGGCATGGTCATCTCGGCGACGCCGAGCGGCGGCTGGCTGCAGTCGAGCCCTGCGATCGAGGGCCTGGGCTTCTGCCTCGGCACGCGCGCGCAGATGCTGTGGCTCGAGGAGGGCCTCGCGACGTCGATGGCGCCGGGCATCCGCCCGCGCACGACCCTCTCCCCGTCGATGGCGCTGCACGACGACGGCACGGTCGCGGCGTTCGGCACCCCCGGCGGCGACCAGCAGGACTCGTGGCAGCTGTCGATGCTGCTCGGCATGGGCGTGCTCGGCCTCGGCCCGCAAGCGGCGATCGACGCGCCCGCGTGGCACACGACGCACCTCGTGTCGTCGTTCGACCCGCGCGTGTGGGAGCCGGGCGGCCTGCACGTGGAGTCGCGCCTCGGTGCCGACGTCATCGACGAGCTGCGCCGCCGCGGGCACCGCGTGACCGACGTCGGCGAGTGGAGCCTCGGCAGGCTGAGCCTCGCGAGCCGCTCCCCCGACGGCACCGTGCGCGCCGCGGCGAACCCCCGCGGCGAGCAGGGCTACGCCGTCGTGCGCTGA
- a CDS encoding Lrp/AsnC family transcriptional regulator, protein MSDRRNPALDDVSKAIIERLQRDGRRSYADIGREVGLSEAAVRQRVQRLTESGVMQIVAVTDPLQLGFRRQAMVGIRVQGDTVKVAERLAELPQIDYVVMTAGTFDVIAEVVCEDDDALIELLNTEVRTIEGVAATETFLYMRLVEQRYDWGTR, encoded by the coding sequence ATGTCCGATCGAAGGAACCCTGCGCTCGATGACGTGTCGAAGGCGATCATCGAGCGGCTCCAGCGCGACGGCCGCAGGTCGTACGCCGACATCGGTCGCGAGGTGGGCCTCAGCGAGGCCGCCGTGCGCCAGCGCGTGCAGCGCCTCACCGAGTCGGGCGTCATGCAGATCGTCGCCGTGACCGATCCGCTGCAGCTGGGCTTCCGCAGGCAGGCGATGGTCGGCATCCGCGTGCAGGGCGACACCGTGAAGGTGGCCGAGCGCCTCGCCGAGCTGCCGCAGATCGACTACGTCGTGATGACGGCTGGCACCTTCGACGTGATCGCCGAGGTCGTCTGCGAGGACGACGACGCGCTGATCGAGCTGCTGAACACCGAGGTGCGCACCATCGAGGGCGTCGCCGCGACCGAGACGTTCCTGTACATGCGACTGGTCGAGCAGCGCTACGACTGGGGCACCCGCTAG
- a CDS encoding DUF4192 family protein, which translates to MQIVRASSPQQLLLALPHLAGPAIARSILVVPFHGSRTGMALRCDIPVLPRGALVPWADDVVGSVLDAEPDGVAIAVVTDRIVGAGALPHRALVRALVAACRRARVPVRARLCQSADAWGDYAQPQAARGPLAELEVTEGLPFLAPTPAPRVPEPASPSRCAAVADALDAIVTSGAMRAALDDPVVPVELALQAAVLSPEQAATVLALVQRPAIRDATTCQLLDGIAAGVEAHALQRTGGSAAGADRMLGVGPAPDRDRVERGVGLLEHVVAVAPTGMRAAPLVMLASLHWLLGRSGTAAACVEASLRDDPELGMALLMATVLHAGMLPEWVAAERAAVS; encoded by the coding sequence ATGCAGATCGTCCGCGCCTCGTCGCCCCAGCAGCTCCTGCTCGCCCTCCCGCACCTCGCGGGCCCAGCCATCGCCCGCTCGATCCTCGTCGTGCCGTTCCACGGATCGCGCACGGGCATGGCGCTGCGCTGCGACATCCCCGTGCTGCCGCGCGGCGCGCTCGTGCCGTGGGCCGACGACGTCGTGGGGTCGGTGCTCGATGCCGAGCCCGACGGCGTCGCCATCGCGGTCGTGACCGACCGCATCGTGGGCGCGGGTGCCCTGCCGCACCGCGCGCTCGTGCGTGCGCTCGTCGCCGCGTGCCGCCGCGCCCGCGTGCCCGTGCGTGCTCGCCTGTGCCAGTCGGCGGATGCGTGGGGCGACTACGCGCAGCCGCAGGCGGCGAGGGGCCCGCTCGCCGAGCTCGAGGTCACCGAGGGCCTGCCGTTCCTCGCGCCGACGCCCGCGCCGCGGGTGCCCGAGCCCGCGTCGCCCTCGCGGTGCGCCGCCGTCGCTGACGCGCTCGACGCGATCGTGACGTCCGGGGCGATGCGCGCGGCGCTCGACGACCCCGTCGTGCCCGTCGAGCTCGCGCTGCAGGCCGCGGTGCTGTCGCCCGAGCAGGCGGCGACGGTGCTCGCGCTCGTGCAGCGTCCTGCCATCCGCGACGCGACGACGTGCCAGCTGCTCGACGGCATCGCCGCGGGCGTCGAGGCGCACGCGCTGCAGCGCACCGGGGGATCGGCGGCCGGTGCCGACCGCATGCTCGGGGTCGGCCCCGCGCCGGATCGTGACCGCGTCGAGCGCGGCGTGGGGCTGCTCGAGCACGTCGTCGCCGTCGCGCCGACGGGCATGCGCGCCGCCCCGCTCGTCATGCTCGCGTCGCTGCACTGGCTGCTGGGGCGATCCGGCACGGCGGCGGCCTGCGTCGAGGCCTCGCTGCGCGACGACCCCGAGCTCGGCATGGCGCTGCTCATGGCCACGGTGCTGCACGCGGGCATGCTGCCCGAGTGGGTGGCCGCCGAGCGCGCCGCCGTGTCGTGA
- a CDS encoding aldo/keto reductase, which translates to MRRTLGTSAIVVSPVGLGLNNLGRPGTATEEQAGTDRLIHAAVDHGITLLDTADMYGVPPTTSERLLGNALKGKRDQVVLATKWGHQDFPIPGSEDWGPKGERRYIRNAVDASLTRLQTDWIDLYQLHTPDPETPIATTIDALDELVEAGKIRAYGHSNLSGEQIREAAAVQSPNGFVTAQDEYSLLARGVEADVLPAAREAGLGFLPYFPLYNGLLSGKYTRTEQPHDGRLTRIKPQLLEGVDWTLLEEYDRVARDAGLTMLEATFAWLLAQEPVVSVIAGATKPEQIAQNVAAGEARMGADVVAAISDLFS; encoded by the coding sequence ATGCGCCGAACCCTCGGAACCAGTGCCATCGTCGTCAGCCCGGTCGGCCTCGGCCTCAACAACCTCGGCCGGCCCGGCACCGCGACCGAGGAGCAGGCGGGCACCGACCGCCTCATCCACGCGGCCGTCGACCACGGCATCACGCTGCTCGACACCGCCGACATGTACGGCGTGCCGCCGACGACGAGCGAGCGGCTGCTCGGCAACGCACTGAAGGGCAAGCGCGACCAGGTCGTGCTCGCCACGAAGTGGGGCCACCAGGACTTCCCGATCCCCGGCAGCGAGGACTGGGGCCCGAAGGGCGAGCGCCGCTACATCCGCAACGCGGTCGACGCGTCGCTCACGCGCCTGCAGACCGACTGGATCGACCTGTACCAGCTGCACACGCCCGACCCCGAGACGCCCATCGCGACGACGATCGACGCGCTCGACGAGCTCGTGGAGGCCGGCAAGATCCGCGCGTACGGGCACTCGAACCTGTCGGGCGAGCAGATCCGCGAGGCCGCCGCCGTGCAGTCGCCGAACGGCTTCGTGACGGCGCAGGACGAGTACAGCCTGCTGGCGCGCGGCGTCGAGGCCGACGTGCTGCCCGCCGCACGCGAGGCGGGGCTGGGCTTCCTGCCGTACTTCCCGCTGTACAACGGCCTGCTCTCGGGCAAGTACACGCGCACCGAGCAGCCGCACGACGGCAGGCTCACGCGCATCAAGCCGCAGCTGCTCGAGGGCGTCGACTGGACGCTGCTCGAGGAGTACGACCGCGTCGCGCGCGACGCGGGCCTCACGATGCTCGAGGCGACGTTCGCGTGGCTGCTCGCGCAGGAGCCGGTCGTCTCGGTCATCGCCGGCGCCACGAAGCCCGAGCAGATCGCGCAGAACGTCGCCGCTGGCGAGGCGCGCATGGGCGCCGACGTCGTCGCCGCGATCTCCGACCTCTTCTCGTAG
- a CDS encoding F0F1 ATP synthase subunit epsilon translates to MALAVSIVSAEAEVWSGDASQVSARTVEGEIGILSGHEPVLAVLAEGQVRVTPIDGAPIAVDAADGFLSVDHDRVEIVARHAQLA, encoded by the coding sequence ATGGCACTCGCCGTCAGCATCGTCTCCGCCGAGGCCGAGGTCTGGTCGGGCGATGCGAGCCAGGTCTCCGCACGCACGGTCGAGGGCGAGATCGGCATCCTCTCGGGTCATGAGCCCGTGCTGGCCGTGCTCGCCGAGGGGCAGGTGCGCGTGACGCCGATCGACGGAGCCCCCATCGCGGTCGACGCCGCGGACGGCTTCCTGTCGGTCGACCACGACCGGGTCGAGATCGTCGCCAGGCACGCACAGCTCGCGTGA
- a CDS encoding serine/threonine-protein kinase, giving the protein MAARLPSSPPVLPGFTHVHILGKGGFADVFLYEQNLPRRPVAVKVMHADLVDDRVRSAFRSEVNLMGRLSAHPSILTVYSASVSGDGRPYLVMELCSTEIGDRFRQRPLELDEALEIMVRVGGALETAHRAGTLHRDIKPANILTTAFGHPVLSDFGIAANMHLGDHEAAGVSVPWSAPEVLRDETAGTIASEVWSFGATLYSLVAGRSPAEIRGGRNGTDELSARILAHDIQPFDVDAPRTLATIVRKALAKDPADRYLSILPMVEDLQAVQEEMGVPVTPIDLQERPWSRDLDTGVEEPADELPVRVRAARRRAPMRGAQQIDISSSTQAATPPSRKGLVSVLVGAATAVVLGAVAIVAVAVTTIQGAIPVVEEVVAEPVDGGIAFTWTDPGLVDADSYLVTTAAGDAVIQRATTFRLSGASGEELCVTVAVNRDGRSGDGAEACAEVP; this is encoded by the coding sequence GTGGCCGCCAGGCTGCCGTCGTCACCACCGGTGCTGCCTGGGTTCACGCACGTCCACATCCTCGGCAAGGGCGGGTTCGCCGACGTCTTCCTGTACGAGCAGAACCTGCCGCGCCGCCCGGTCGCGGTGAAGGTCATGCACGCCGACCTCGTCGACGACCGCGTGCGCAGCGCCTTCCGCTCCGAGGTGAACCTCATGGGGCGGCTGAGCGCGCACCCCTCGATCCTCACCGTCTACTCGGCGAGCGTCTCGGGCGACGGCCGCCCGTACCTCGTGATGGAGCTGTGCTCGACCGAGATCGGCGACCGCTTCCGCCAGCGCCCGCTCGAGCTCGACGAGGCGCTCGAGATCATGGTGCGCGTCGGCGGCGCGCTCGAGACCGCGCACCGCGCGGGCACGCTGCACCGCGACATCAAGCCCGCGAACATCCTCACGACCGCGTTCGGGCATCCCGTGCTGTCGGACTTCGGCATCGCCGCGAACATGCACCTCGGCGACCACGAGGCCGCGGGCGTCTCGGTGCCGTGGTCGGCGCCCGAGGTGCTGCGCGACGAGACGGCGGGCACGATCGCGAGCGAGGTGTGGTCGTTCGGCGCGACGCTGTACTCGCTCGTCGCCGGGCGCAGCCCGGCGGAGATCCGTGGCGGCCGCAACGGCACCGACGAGCTGTCGGCGCGCATCCTCGCCCACGACATCCAGCCGTTCGACGTCGACGCGCCCCGCACGCTCGCGACGATCGTGCGGAAGGCGCTGGCGAAGGACCCCGCCGACCGGTATCTCTCGATCCTGCCGATGGTGGAGGACCTGCAGGCGGTGCAGGAGGAGATGGGCGTGCCCGTGACGCCGATCGACCTGCAGGAGCGCCCGTGGTCGCGCGACCTCGACACGGGCGTCGAGGAGCCGGCCGACGAGCTGCCCGTGCGCGTGCGCGCTGCGCGGCGACGTGCGCCGATGCGCGGCGCGCAGCAGATCGACATCTCGTCGTCGACGCAGGCGGCGACGCCGCCGAGCCGCAAGGGCCTCGTGTCGGTGCTCGTCGGCGCCGCGACCGCCGTCGTGCTCGGCGCCGTCGCGATCGTCGCCGTCGCCGTCACGACGATCCAGGGCGCGATCCCCGTCGTGGAGGAGGTCGTCGCCGAGCCCGTCGACGGCGGCATCGCGTTCACGTGGACCGATCCTGGCCTCGTCGACGCCGACTCGTACCTCGTGACGACCGCGGCGGGCGACGCCGTGATCCAGCGCGCGACGACCTTCCGCCTGTCGGGCGCGAGCGGCGAGGAGCTGTGCGTCACGGTGGCCGTGAATCGCGACGGTCGCTCCGGCGACGGCGCAGAGGCGTGCGCGGAGGTGCCGTGA
- a CDS encoding PP2C family protein-serine/threonine phosphatase — MTHIGAPVGEHTGQGPASQTFQVRWAGTTDVGLRRAHNEDSLVTQPPVFAIADGMGGHSHGDIASRVVVERLGELGGRDRVEPSDVVEALREATADIARLAGDADAGTGTTVTGCAFAEHDGEPYFAIFNVGDSRTYAMLGERLTRITVDHSVVQELVDAGLLAEDEAESHPEANVVTRAVGFNADPVPDYFLLPIMPRLRLLVCSDGLTKELHDVDIERILGEHEEPLAACEALIDAALDSGGRDNVTVVVVDVLRAPEVEDVDRTVPRATLRED, encoded by the coding sequence GTGACGCACATCGGAGCGCCTGTCGGCGAGCACACGGGCCAGGGGCCGGCGAGCCAGACGTTCCAGGTGCGCTGGGCGGGCACGACCGACGTCGGCCTGCGCAGGGCGCACAACGAGGACAGCCTCGTCACGCAGCCTCCCGTCTTCGCCATCGCCGACGGCATGGGCGGCCACAGCCACGGCGACATCGCGAGCCGCGTCGTCGTCGAGCGCCTCGGCGAGCTGGGCGGACGCGACCGCGTCGAGCCCTCCGACGTCGTCGAGGCGCTGCGCGAGGCCACGGCCGACATCGCCCGCCTCGCGGGCGATGCCGACGCCGGCACGGGCACGACCGTCACCGGCTGCGCCTTCGCCGAGCACGACGGCGAGCCGTACTTCGCGATCTTCAACGTCGGCGACTCGCGCACGTACGCGATGCTCGGCGAGCGCCTCACGCGCATCACCGTCGACCACTCGGTGGTGCAGGAGCTCGTCGACGCGGGCCTGCTCGCGGAGGACGAGGCCGAGTCGCACCCCGAGGCGAACGTCGTCACGCGCGCCGTCGGCTTCAACGCCGACCCGGTGCCCGACTACTTCCTGCTGCCGATCATGCCGAGGCTGCGGCTGCTCGTGTGCTCCGACGGGCTCACGAAGGAGCTGCACGACGTCGACATCGAGCGCATCCTCGGCGAGCACGAGGAGCCGCTCGCCGCGTGCGAGGCGCTCATCGACGCCGCGCTCGACTCCGGCGGGCGCGACAACGTGACCGTCGTCGTCGTCGACGTGCTGCGCGCGCCCGAGGTCGAGGACGTCGACCGCACCGTGCCACGGGCGACGCTGCGCGAGGACTGA
- a CDS encoding YaaA family protein: MLDLGALAFPPLSSTRERVLDVTIAKAVAAPPAATPARQRWIDDDRVLRSSPTMPAIERYEGVLYDGLGAASLDPSARAWVDHHVLIGSALWGFVRASDRIPSYRCSSSDLKGPLRGAWSDAGALLADETVVDLRSKAYVHVAPVPGAIAVDVVGEDGAALNHWNKHAKGALVRRMAEAGLAASGAHGLAAWAADRGIRLRAIADDRLELTATAAGLG, translated from the coding sequence ATGCTGGACCTCGGCGCACTGGCGTTCCCGCCCCTGTCGTCCACGCGCGAGCGCGTCCTCGACGTCACGATCGCGAAGGCCGTCGCGGCGCCGCCCGCTGCGACGCCGGCGCGCCAGCGCTGGATCGACGACGATCGCGTGCTGCGCTCGTCGCCGACGATGCCGGCGATCGAGCGCTACGAGGGCGTGCTGTACGACGGCCTCGGCGCCGCGTCGCTCGACCCCTCGGCGCGCGCGTGGGTCGACCATCACGTGCTCATCGGCTCGGCCCTGTGGGGGTTCGTGCGCGCGAGCGACCGCATCCCGTCGTACCGGTGCTCGTCGAGCGACCTCAAGGGTCCGCTGCGCGGCGCGTGGTCGGATGCCGGAGCCCTGCTCGCCGACGAGACGGTCGTGGACCTGCGCTCGAAGGCGTACGTCCACGTGGCCCCGGTGCCCGGCGCGATCGCCGTCGACGTCGTGGGCGAGGACGGCGCGGCGCTCAACCACTGGAACAAGCACGCCAAGGGCGCGCTCGTGCGGCGCATGGCGGAGGCGGGGCTCGCGGCGAGCGGCGCCCACGGCCTCGCGGCGTGGGCGGCCGATCGGGGCATCCGCCTGCGCGCGATCGCCGACGACCGGCTCGAGCTCACGGCGACGGCCGCGGGGCTCGGCTGA